The Aeromicrobium senzhongii genome includes a window with the following:
- a CDS encoding alpha/beta hydrolase yields MSVSRRVRRAAVAAVGAAPLPLKRIVFGAPIRRQDLTLHPDMQAMLTLMRFENPDPAATPISRQRRDLARADRLVGGDQPIGAVTERQIAGAGGPIRMRFYTPRDLRGPSPALVWFHGGGFTLGDLESHDSLCRFLAEQAMVRVVAVDYRLAPEHPFPAAVDDCVEAWTWIARNASGLAIDPDRIAVGGDSAGGNLATVVAQEMVRTGGPSPRFQLLVYPVTDFTSVTQSRREFAEGFFLTDALMDEFDNAYLVRGEDRSDPRISPIKGSLEDLPPAHVVTAGFDPLRDEGEAYAEALRAAGVPVTSVREERLIHGFATMVGYGTAAPAAVRRLAAELQRGLV; encoded by the coding sequence ATGAGCGTCTCCAGGCGGGTCCGACGTGCTGCTGTGGCCGCGGTGGGAGCCGCTCCGCTCCCCCTCAAGAGGATCGTCTTCGGCGCCCCGATCCGCCGCCAGGACCTGACCCTGCATCCGGACATGCAGGCCATGCTGACGCTGATGCGGTTCGAGAACCCCGACCCGGCGGCGACTCCGATCAGTCGCCAGCGTCGCGACCTCGCGCGGGCCGATCGGCTCGTCGGCGGCGACCAGCCGATCGGCGCCGTCACCGAGCGGCAGATCGCCGGCGCCGGCGGCCCGATCCGGATGCGCTTCTACACGCCGCGCGACCTGCGTGGACCGTCGCCGGCCCTGGTCTGGTTCCACGGCGGCGGCTTCACCCTGGGCGACCTCGAGAGCCACGACTCGCTGTGCCGGTTCCTGGCCGAGCAGGCGATGGTGCGCGTCGTCGCGGTGGACTACCGGCTCGCGCCCGAGCACCCGTTCCCGGCCGCCGTCGACGACTGCGTCGAGGCGTGGACGTGGATCGCGCGCAACGCCTCCGGGCTGGCGATCGACCCCGACCGGATCGCGGTCGGCGGCGACAGCGCGGGCGGCAACCTCGCCACCGTCGTCGCCCAGGAGATGGTGCGCACGGGCGGCCCGTCCCCGCGGTTCCAGTTGCTGGTCTACCCGGTCACCGACTTCACGAGCGTCACGCAGAGCCGCCGCGAGTTCGCCGAGGGGTTCTTCCTCACCGACGCCCTGATGGACGAGTTCGACAACGCCTATCTCGTGCGTGGGGAGGATCGCTCGGATCCCCGGATCTCGCCGATCAAGGGCAGCCTCGAGGACCTCCCGCCGGCCCACGTGGTCACGGCCGGCTTCGACCCCCTGCGCGACGAGGGCGAGGCGTACGCCGAAGCGCTCCGTGCGGCCGGGGTGCCCGTGACGTCGGTCCGAGAGGAGCGACTGATCCACGGGTTCGCCACCATGGTCGGCTACGGCACTGCGGCGCCCGCCGCCGTCCGGCGGTTGGCGGCCGAGCTGCAGCGCGGACTCGTCTGA
- the mshD gene encoding mycothiol synthase — protein MSLIDLADLARAADGVAPFNEATTIALRDGAPLRLERYDEVVGAVAVGDAPVEFVVHPRYRRQGRGRALVDDLVERGETRFWAHGDLPGAQALAASAGLRAARTLLVLSTTDRGVPEVPVPAGVTLRSFTEADADAVVAVNGRAFAHHPEQGAMDRADFDRRRSESWFDPAGLFVAERDGQVVGFHWTKVEDGVGEVYVVGVDPSAHGGGLGKALTAIGLRHLWDSGVGEIDLYVEGDNDPALAVYRRLGFTEKARDVLYAAD, from the coding sequence ATGAGCCTGATCGACCTGGCCGACCTGGCCCGCGCCGCCGACGGTGTGGCTCCGTTCAACGAGGCGACGACGATCGCCCTGCGCGACGGCGCCCCGCTGCGGCTCGAGCGCTATGACGAGGTCGTGGGCGCGGTCGCCGTGGGTGACGCCCCCGTCGAGTTCGTGGTCCACCCGCGGTACCGGCGCCAGGGCCGCGGCCGTGCCCTCGTGGACGATCTCGTCGAGCGCGGCGAGACGCGCTTCTGGGCCCACGGCGACCTGCCGGGCGCGCAGGCGTTGGCAGCCTCCGCCGGGCTGCGCGCGGCGCGAACGCTGCTGGTCCTCTCCACGACGGACCGCGGCGTGCCCGAGGTGCCGGTCCCGGCCGGCGTCACGCTGCGCTCCTTCACCGAGGCCGACGCCGACGCGGTCGTGGCGGTGAACGGACGTGCCTTCGCCCACCACCCCGAGCAGGGCGCCATGGACCGGGCCGACTTCGACCGGCGTCGGTCCGAGTCCTGGTTCGACCCTGCGGGGCTCTTCGTCGCCGAGCGCGACGGGCAGGTCGTCGGCTTCCACTGGACGAAGGTCGAGGACGGTGTCGGGGAGGTCTACGTCGTCGGGGTCGACCCCTCGGCGCACGGCGGCGGACTCGGCAAGGCCCTGACCGCCATCGGGCTGCGGCACCTGTGGGACAGCGGCGTCGGCGAGATCGACCTCTACGTCGAGGGCGACAACGACCCGGCCCTGGCGGTCTACCGCCGGCTCGGGTTCACCGAGAAGGCCCGCGACGTCCTCTACGCGGCCGACTGA
- a CDS encoding carboxyl transferase domain-containing protein, with protein sequence MSRLTARELIDLVLDPGSWESWDEPVDHDVHPEPYRTDLLAAAERAGTDESVITGRALMRGRPVAVLVNEFRFLAGSIGQVAADRIVRAVRRATAEGIPVLATTASGGTRMQEGTPAFVRMVDISRALMDHKAAGLPYLVYLRHPTTGGVFASWGSLGHITIAEPGALVGFLGPKVYELLNGTPFPPGIQTSDNLANRGIIDAVVMPEELPSMVDTALSILIDPPTESSRSRRPAATARRHDTWDSVLLTRTPDRPGVREVLRWGSDVIIRLQGTERGERDAAMIVALARIDGEPCVVIGQDRTTQSRIKPMGPAALREARRGMRLANELGLPLVSFIDTPGAELSPEAEQGAIAGEIARCISSMSTMRVPSVSVLLGQGCGGGALALLPATRTIAAENSWLSPLPPEGASAIVFGDVDHAAQLAIEQRISAFDLHESGAVHHLVPEPDDDDPESFARAMAAEVAHQLRVLREHP encoded by the coding sequence GTGTCCCGCCTGACCGCACGTGAGCTGATCGACCTCGTCCTCGACCCCGGATCGTGGGAGTCGTGGGACGAGCCGGTCGACCACGACGTCCACCCCGAGCCCTACCGCACCGACCTGCTGGCCGCCGCCGAGCGTGCCGGCACCGACGAGTCGGTCATCACCGGCCGGGCGCTCATGCGCGGCCGCCCGGTCGCCGTGCTGGTCAACGAGTTCCGGTTCCTGGCCGGATCGATCGGGCAGGTCGCCGCCGACCGGATCGTCCGCGCGGTGCGCCGCGCGACCGCCGAGGGCATCCCCGTGCTGGCCACCACCGCCTCGGGCGGCACACGCATGCAGGAGGGCACGCCCGCGTTCGTCCGCATGGTCGACATCTCCCGCGCGCTGATGGACCACAAGGCCGCCGGACTGCCGTACCTGGTCTACCTGCGCCACCCCACGACCGGTGGCGTCTTCGCCTCCTGGGGCTCGCTGGGTCACATCACGATCGCCGAGCCGGGCGCGCTCGTCGGGTTCCTCGGCCCGAAGGTCTACGAGCTGCTCAACGGCACACCGTTCCCACCCGGGATCCAGACCTCCGACAACCTCGCCAACCGCGGGATCATCGACGCCGTCGTGATGCCCGAGGAACTGCCCTCGATGGTCGACACCGCCCTGTCGATCCTCATCGACCCGCCCACGGAGTCCAGCCGGTCGCGGCGGCCCGCGGCCACCGCGCGCCGACACGACACCTGGGACTCGGTCCTGCTGACCCGCACCCCGGACCGGCCCGGTGTCCGCGAGGTCCTGCGCTGGGGCTCGGACGTGATCATCCGCCTGCAGGGCACCGAGCGGGGTGAACGCGACGCGGCGATGATCGTCGCCCTGGCCCGGATCGACGGCGAGCCCTGCGTCGTCATCGGTCAGGACCGCACCACCCAGAGCCGGATCAAGCCGATGGGCCCCGCCGCCCTGCGCGAGGCGCGGCGCGGGATGCGGCTGGCGAACGAGCTGGGGCTGCCGCTGGTCTCGTTCATCGACACCCCCGGCGCCGAGCTGTCGCCCGAGGCCGAGCAGGGCGCGATCGCCGGCGAGATCGCCCGGTGCATCAGCTCGATGTCGACGATGCGGGTCCCGTCGGTCTCGGTCCTGCTGGGACAGGGTTGCGGCGGGGGCGCGCTGGCGCTGCTGCCGGCGACCCGCACGATCGCCGCCGAGAACTCCTGGCTGTCCCCCCTGCCGCCCGAGGGCGCCAGCGCGATCGTCTTCGGAGACGTCGACCATGCGGCGCAGCTGGCCATCGAGCAACGCATCAGTGCCTTCGACCTGCACGAGTCGGGGGCCGTCCACCACCTCGTTCCCGAGCCCGACGACGACGATCCGGAGTCGTTCGCCCGGGCCATGGCAGCCGAGGTCGCCCATCAGCTACGAGTCCTGCGGGAGCACCCATGA
- a CDS encoding mannose-1-phosphate guanylyltransferase, whose protein sequence is MSSFHAIIPAGGAGTRLWPLSRRARPKFLLDLEGTGRTLIQQTWDRMLPLTGTERIHVVSGADHGSAIAAQLPELVNLLLEPSPRDSMPAIGLAAAIIERADPDAIVGSFAADHRIPDPDRFVEAVREAIAVAEEGYIVTIGIEPTEPSTAFGYIAAGDALDGFASARAVRSFVEKPDEDTARGYLASGDHVWNAGMFVARASVLLDSLARFQPELAAGLRAIAATWGTPAFVAELGRTWPTLTKIAIDHAVAEPVAAEGGMAVVPAPFGWDDLGDFASIAPLGSSPDVLWVDADGVARGREGVQIAVLGLRNVAVVQTDDAVLVLDLAQSQRVKDVVALLKDAGRDDLL, encoded by the coding sequence GTGTCCTCCTTCCACGCCATCATCCCCGCCGGCGGGGCGGGAACGCGCCTGTGGCCGCTGTCGCGCCGCGCCCGGCCGAAGTTCCTGCTCGACCTCGAGGGGACCGGCCGGACGCTGATCCAGCAGACCTGGGACCGGATGCTGCCGCTCACGGGCACCGAGCGCATCCACGTCGTGTCGGGTGCCGACCACGGCAGCGCCATCGCCGCGCAGCTGCCCGAGTTGGTCAACCTGCTGCTCGAGCCGTCCCCCCGCGACTCGATGCCTGCCATCGGCCTGGCCGCCGCGATCATCGAGCGGGCCGATCCCGACGCGATCGTGGGCTCGTTCGCGGCCGACCACCGCATCCCCGACCCCGACCGCTTCGTCGAGGCCGTCCGCGAGGCGATCGCCGTGGCCGAGGAGGGCTACATCGTCACGATCGGGATCGAGCCGACCGAGCCCTCCACCGCATTCGGCTACATCGCCGCGGGCGATGCGCTTGACGGGTTCGCGTCGGCGCGCGCGGTGCGCAGCTTCGTCGAGAAGCCCGACGAGGACACCGCCCGCGGCTACCTGGCCTCGGGAGACCACGTCTGGAACGCCGGCATGTTCGTCGCCCGCGCCTCGGTCCTGCTGGACTCGCTGGCCCGGTTCCAGCCCGAGCTGGCGGCCGGACTGCGGGCGATCGCGGCGACCTGGGGCACCCCGGCGTTCGTGGCCGAGCTGGGCCGCACCTGGCCCACGCTGACGAAGATCGCGATCGACCACGCCGTCGCCGAGCCGGTCGCGGCCGAGGGCGGCATGGCCGTCGTGCCCGCGCCCTTCGGCTGGGACGACCTGGGCGACTTCGCCTCGATCGCTCCGTTGGGCTCGTCGCCCGACGTGCTGTGGGTCGACGCCGACGGCGTGGCGCGCGGTCGCGAGGGCGTGCAGATCGCCGTCCTGGGCCTGCGCAACGTCGCGGTCGTGCAGACCGACGACGCGGTCCTGGTGCTCGACCTGGCGCAGTCGCAGCGGGTCAAGGACGTCGTCGCTCTGCTCAAGGACGCCGGGCGCGACGATCTGCTCTGA
- a CDS encoding VOC family protein — MAGVTVITSDPAQDQRLFAETLGLPLRPPVTDPDSEYVYSEEVAGTKHFGVWPLREAAQACFGQDTWPDTHPVPQATIEFEVDDVENAARELTDRGYRLVHEARTEPWQQVVARFQSADGLLIGVCFTPWMHDDPAAP, encoded by the coding sequence GTGGCAGGTGTCACCGTCATCACGAGCGACCCGGCACAGGACCAGCGGCTCTTCGCCGAGACCCTCGGACTGCCGTTGCGGCCTCCCGTCACCGACCCGGACTCCGAGTACGTCTACTCCGAGGAGGTCGCGGGCACCAAGCACTTCGGCGTCTGGCCCCTGCGCGAGGCCGCCCAGGCCTGCTTCGGCCAGGACACCTGGCCCGACACGCACCCGGTTCCGCAGGCCACCATCGAGTTCGAGGTCGACGACGTCGAGAACGCGGCCCGCGAGCTGACCGATCGCGGCTACCGGCTCGTGCACGAGGCGCGCACCGAGCCCTGGCAGCAGGTCGTGGCCCGCTTCCAGTCGGCCGACGGCCTCCTGATCGGCGTCTGCTTCACGCCGTGGATGCACGACGACCCAGCGGCGCCCTGA
- the manA gene encoding mannose-6-phosphate isomerase, class I, producing the protein MRRLHNMTQAYDWGSTSDIPRFLGRTGSGEPVAEMWLGTHPLAPSQIETPTGLRPLSDVAGEVPFMLKILAAEQPLSIQVHPGAAEAHEGFEREEAAGIPLDSPQRVFKDRNHKPEMVYALSTFDTLVGFRPTAEILRVFSQLDSPAINAASATLRAKTGFKGIVRVLENLLIAPPPAAEIAQLVIQCKALVHDGVDIKRAYSTAAMIARHHPDDVGIVVSLLLNRFTLQPGEAVFLGTGVIHAHLSGLCLEAMANSDNVLRAGLTRKALDPDGLIRCLEAGMSRVARVEPGYPSFSTEVYHPAVEEFALAVTQVSPADPDGVSLISATHSIIMCIGGGVQVLNEQGEKISLSRGETIYTDAQDGELTAVGTGEVAQIYLPGPNTPDSELKDLVGHRPVRAIP; encoded by the coding sequence ATGCGCCGTCTGCACAACATGACCCAGGCGTACGACTGGGGCTCGACCAGCGACATTCCGCGTTTTCTGGGGCGCACAGGATCAGGTGAGCCCGTCGCCGAGATGTGGCTCGGCACCCATCCCCTGGCACCGTCACAGATCGAGACGCCCACGGGACTGAGGCCGCTCTCCGACGTCGCCGGCGAGGTGCCGTTCATGCTCAAGATCCTCGCGGCTGAGCAGCCGCTGTCGATCCAGGTGCATCCGGGTGCCGCCGAGGCGCATGAGGGATTCGAGCGCGAGGAGGCCGCCGGCATCCCGCTCGACTCGCCGCAGCGGGTCTTCAAGGACCGCAACCACAAGCCCGAGATGGTCTACGCGCTGAGCACCTTCGACACGCTCGTGGGCTTCCGGCCGACGGCCGAGATCCTGCGCGTCTTCTCGCAGCTGGACTCGCCCGCGATCAACGCCGCGTCGGCGACCCTGCGCGCCAAGACCGGCTTCAAGGGCATCGTCCGCGTGCTCGAGAACCTGCTGATCGCGCCGCCGCCGGCCGCCGAGATCGCCCAGCTGGTGATCCAGTGCAAGGCCCTGGTCCACGACGGCGTCGACATCAAGCGCGCCTACAGCACCGCCGCGATGATCGCCCGCCACCACCCCGACGACGTCGGCATCGTGGTGTCCCTGCTGCTCAACCGGTTCACCCTGCAGCCCGGCGAGGCGGTGTTCCTGGGCACGGGCGTCATCCACGCCCATCTGTCCGGCCTGTGCCTGGAGGCCATGGCCAACTCCGACAACGTGCTGCGCGCGGGCCTGACCCGCAAGGCGCTCGACCCCGACGGGCTGATCCGCTGCCTCGAGGCCGGCATGTCGCGCGTCGCGCGCGTCGAGCCGGGTTATCCGTCCTTCTCGACCGAGGTCTACCACCCGGCGGTCGAGGAGTTCGCGCTCGCGGTCACCCAGGTCTCGCCCGCCGATCCCGACGGCGTCTCCCTGATCTCGGCCACCCACTCGATCATCATGTGCATCGGTGGCGGCGTCCAGGTGCTCAACGAGCAGGGCGAGAAGATCTCGCTCAGTCGTGGCGAGACCATCTACACGGACGCCCAGGACGGCGAGCTCACGGCGGTGGGGACGGGCGAGGTCGCCCAGATCTACCTGCCCGGACCGAACACGCCGGACTCCGAGCTCAAGGACCTCGTCGGCCACCGACCGGTCCGCGCCATCCCCTGA
- a CDS encoding HAD-IIB family hydrolase, with protein sequence MPGPQLVAFDLDDTLAPSKCPIPEPIGELLVQLAERVQVAVISGGQLTQFRTQIVERLPQASDEVKERIHLLPTCGTQYYRLRGDEIVTVYAHALTQDERDRALAAVEAEAKRLGLWESQTWGDILEDRGSQITFSALGQQAPIEAKTAWDPDGTKKSALRDAVAAQLPDLEVRSGGSTSVDITHRGIDKAYGMKQLADATGISLDDMLFVGDRLDPDGNDYPVLALGVPCHAVEGWEDTVAYLEELIPTLG encoded by the coding sequence GTGCCCGGACCCCAACTCGTCGCCTTCGATCTCGATGACACGCTCGCGCCGTCCAAGTGCCCCATCCCCGAGCCGATCGGCGAACTGCTGGTGCAGTTGGCCGAACGCGTCCAGGTCGCGGTCATCTCGGGCGGTCAGCTGACGCAGTTCCGCACCCAGATCGTCGAGCGCCTGCCGCAGGCCTCCGACGAGGTGAAGGAGCGGATCCACCTGCTGCCGACGTGCGGGACGCAGTACTACCGGCTCCGCGGCGACGAGATCGTCACGGTCTACGCGCACGCCCTGACGCAGGACGAGCGCGACCGCGCCCTGGCGGCCGTCGAGGCCGAGGCCAAGCGGCTCGGGCTCTGGGAGTCGCAGACGTGGGGCGACATCCTCGAGGACCGTGGCTCGCAGATCACCTTCTCGGCCCTGGGCCAACAGGCGCCGATCGAGGCGAAGACCGCATGGGATCCCGACGGTACGAAGAAGAGCGCCCTGCGTGACGCCGTCGCCGCGCAGCTGCCCGACCTCGAGGTGCGATCGGGCGGGTCGACGTCCGTCGACATCACCCATCGCGGGATCGACAAGGCCTACGGGATGAAGCAGCTGGCGGACGCCACGGGGATCAGCCTCGACGACATGCTGTTCGTCGGCGATCGGCTCGATCCGGACGGCAACGACTACCCGGTGCTGGCACTGGGGGTGCCCTGCCACGCGGTGGAGGGCTGGGAGGACACCGTGGCCTACCTCGAGGAGCTCATCCCCACGTTGGGCTGA
- a CDS encoding winged helix-turn-helix transcriptional regulator has product MSHLLLLTKSTQSSVEVLPSLALLPHHVKILPAEASALIDAPTCDAVLVDGRHDLAQVRSLTRVIRTTGIECPLILILTEGGLTVAAADWGMDDVILTTAGPAELEARLRLGMGRVAAEGDKSDDDTHIISASGLVVDDVTYTAKLDGRVLDLTFKEFELLKFLAQHPGRVFTRQQLLQEVWGYDYFGGTRTVDVHVRRLRAKLGPENETLIGTVRNVGYRFVSRREPGDRAAERSAERQSDARQQVSGRA; this is encoded by the coding sequence GTGTCCCACCTGCTGCTGCTGACGAAGAGCACCCAGTCCTCGGTCGAGGTGCTGCCGTCACTCGCCCTGCTCCCCCACCACGTCAAGATCCTCCCCGCGGAAGCCAGCGCGCTCATCGACGCACCGACGTGCGACGCCGTCCTGGTGGACGGGCGCCACGACCTGGCGCAGGTGCGCAGCCTGACCCGCGTGATCCGCACGACCGGCATCGAGTGCCCCCTCATCCTCATCCTCACCGAGGGCGGCCTGACCGTCGCCGCCGCCGACTGGGGCATGGACGACGTCATCCTCACCACGGCCGGCCCCGCCGAGCTCGAGGCCCGCCTGCGTCTGGGCATGGGCCGCGTCGCCGCCGAGGGCGACAAGTCCGACGACGACACCCACATCATCAGCGCCAGCGGCCTCGTGGTCGACGACGTCACCTACACCGCCAAGCTCGACGGCCGCGTCCTGGACCTGACGTTCAAGGAGTTCGAGCTGCTGAAGTTCCTGGCCCAGCACCCGGGCCGCGTCTTCACCCGCCAGCAGCTGCTGCAGGAGGTGTGGGGCTACGACTACTTCGGCGGCACCCGCACGGTGGACGTGCACGTGCGTCGCCTGCGCGCCAAGCTCGGCCCCGAGAACGAGACGCTGATCGGCACGGTCCGCAACGTCGGCTACCGCTTCGTCTCGCGTCGCGAGCCCGGTGACCGCGCGGCCGAGCGCTCCGCAGAGCGTCAGAGCGACGCCCGCCAGCAGGTCAGCGGCCGAGCCTGA
- a CDS encoding TlpA family protein disulfide reductase, translating to MTGVQVLIGAVVVAGAAALLMRWKNGRFSVAAADPQDDGERLDPDDLGVPLGERATLVQFSSAFCAPCRATRQVLSQVTSLVPGVAAVEIDAEAQLDLVRRMNVLRTPTVLVLDAQGRVVERASGAPTRDQVLVALDRAFSR from the coding sequence ATGACCGGGGTCCAGGTGCTGATCGGCGCGGTGGTGGTCGCCGGGGCGGCGGCGCTGCTCATGCGCTGGAAGAACGGGCGATTCTCGGTGGCTGCCGCCGACCCGCAGGACGACGGTGAGCGGCTCGATCCCGACGACCTCGGCGTGCCGCTGGGGGAGCGGGCCACGCTCGTGCAGTTCTCGAGTGCGTTCTGCGCGCCGTGCCGTGCGACGCGGCAGGTGCTGTCCCAGGTGACGTCCCTGGTCCCCGGCGTGGCCGCGGTCGAGATCGACGCCGAGGCGCAGCTGGATCTCGTGCGACGGATGAACGTGCTGCGCACGCCGACCGTCCTGGTGCTCGATGCGCAGGGCCGGGTCGTGGAGCGTGCCTCCGGTGCTCCCACCCGCGATCAGGTGCTGGTCGCGCTCGATCGCGCGTTCTCGCGCTGA
- a CDS encoding DUF4395 domain-containing protein — protein MSHDTVVDPRALRFGAALTSAVLALVLVTPSPAREIVLGAQTVVFALGVFVSLGASPWSWLFRAVVRPRIGAPDRTEDVRPSRFAQAVGLTFALVGLVALLAGATTVGLVAVGFAFVAALLNATTGLCLGCELYLTTRRLARTLA, from the coding sequence ATGTCCCACGACACCGTGGTCGACCCGCGTGCGCTCCGCTTCGGCGCGGCACTGACCTCTGCCGTCCTGGCTCTGGTCCTCGTCACGCCGTCGCCGGCCCGCGAGATCGTGCTGGGCGCGCAGACCGTCGTCTTCGCGCTGGGTGTGTTCGTCTCGCTGGGGGCCTCGCCGTGGTCCTGGCTGTTCCGCGCAGTCGTCCGGCCGCGGATCGGCGCACCGGACCGGACCGAGGACGTGCGGCCCTCGCGCTTCGCCCAGGCCGTCGGACTGACGTTCGCGCTGGTCGGACTGGTCGCCCTGCTGGCCGGTGCCACCACCGTCGGACTCGTCGCCGTGGGCTTCGCGTTCGTCGCCGCCCTGCTCAACGCCACCACGGGCTTGTGCCTGGGCTGCGAGCTCTACCTGACCACCCGCCGCCTCGCCAGAACCCTGGCCTGA
- a CDS encoding sulfurtransferase: MSRETALVTADWVEDHLNDPSVVLIEVDEDAEAYDKGHIPGAIKLDWKKDLQDGVRHDFISKDRLEHLLSEKGVSTDDTVVFYGGNNNWFAAYAYWYLKYYGHQNLRLLDGGRKKWELDSRELTADTVTREATTYTAQEPNEDIRAYRDEVVAAIGTQNLIDVRSPDEFAGRLLAPAHLPQEAAQIGGHIPTAGNVPWSKAANDDGTFKKDEDLKALYSDAGLDEGKDTIAYCRIGERSSHTWFVLSEILGYPNVKNYDGSWSEYGSLRGVPVAVGDEPGEA; encoded by the coding sequence ATGAGCCGCGAGACCGCACTCGTCACCGCCGACTGGGTCGAGGACCACCTGAACGATCCGAGCGTCGTCCTCATCGAGGTCGACGAGGACGCCGAGGCCTACGACAAGGGCCACATCCCCGGCGCGATCAAGCTGGACTGGAAGAAGGACCTGCAGGACGGCGTCCGGCACGACTTCATCAGCAAGGACCGCCTCGAGCACTTGCTGAGCGAGAAGGGCGTGTCCACCGACGACACCGTCGTCTTCTACGGCGGCAACAACAACTGGTTCGCCGCGTACGCCTACTGGTACCTGAAGTACTACGGTCACCAGAACCTGCGCCTGCTCGACGGCGGCCGCAAGAAGTGGGAGCTCGACAGCCGCGAGCTCACGGCCGACACCGTCACCCGCGAGGCCACGACGTACACGGCGCAGGAGCCGAACGAGGACATCCGCGCCTACCGCGACGAGGTCGTGGCGGCGATCGGCACGCAGAACCTCATCGACGTGCGCAGCCCCGACGAGTTCGCCGGACGCCTGCTGGCGCCCGCGCACCTGCCGCAGGAGGCCGCGCAGATCGGTGGCCACATCCCCACCGCCGGCAACGTGCCGTGGAGCAAGGCCGCGAACGACGACGGCACCTTCAAGAAGGACGAGGACCTCAAGGCCCTCTACTCCGACGCCGGCCTCGACGAGGGCAAGGACACGATCGCCTACTGCCGCATCGGCGAGCGCAGCTCGCACACGTGGTTCGTCCTGAGCGAGATCCTGGGCTACCCGAACGTCAAGAACTACGACGGCTCCTGGAGCGAGTACGGCTCGCTGCGCGGCGTGCCGGTCGCGGTCGGCGATGAGCCGGGGGAGGCCTGA
- a CDS encoding DUF1416 domain-containing protein: protein MCGAIKGGPSLEGVDVTNQAVIQGVVLRDEQPVGNAYVRLLDRNGEFTAEVPTSATGQFRFFAAPGTWTLRTLAPRAEVVDSQVVAAKGSVADVAVAI from the coding sequence ATGTGCGGAGCGATCAAGGGAGGACCGAGCCTGGAGGGCGTCGACGTGACGAACCAGGCCGTCATCCAGGGCGTCGTCCTGCGCGATGAGCAGCCGGTCGGCAACGCGTACGTGCGCCTGCTGGACCGCAACGGCGAGTTCACCGCCGAGGTCCCCACGTCGGCCACCGGTCAGTTCCGGTTCTTCGCGGCCCCGGGCACCTGGACGCTGCGCACGCTCGCGCCGCGTGCCGAGGTCGTCGACTCGCAGGTCGTCGCCGCCAAGGGCTCGGTCGCGGACGTCGCGGTCGCCATCTGA
- a CDS encoding adenylyltransferase/cytidyltransferase family protein encodes MTTVLTYGTFDLFHIGHLRLLERLSSMGDRLIVGVSTDEFNSGKGKSTVVPYADRAEIVGAIKGVDLVLPEESWEQKRRDIVEHQVDLFVMGDDWTGKFDDLSDLCRVEYLPRTKGISTTGLKEMLRVLDPSHIEEMQEALGVLSRLLDHYRDLS; translated from the coding sequence GTGACGACCGTCCTGACCTACGGCACCTTCGACCTGTTCCACATCGGCCACCTGCGCCTGCTGGAGCGTCTGTCCTCCATGGGGGACCGACTGATCGTCGGCGTCTCCACCGACGAGTTCAACTCCGGCAAGGGCAAGAGCACCGTGGTGCCCTACGCCGACCGTGCCGAGATCGTCGGCGCGATCAAGGGCGTCGATCTCGTCCTGCCCGAGGAGTCGTGGGAGCAGAAGCGTCGCGACATCGTCGAGCACCAGGTCGACCTGTTCGTGATGGGCGACGACTGGACCGGCAAGTTCGACGACCTGTCCGACCTGTGCCGGGTCGAGTACCTGCCGCGCACCAAGGGCATCTCGACCACCGGCCTCAAGGAGATGCTGCGGGTCCTGGACCCGAGTCACATCGAGGAGATGCAGGAGGCGCTCGGCGTCCTCTCGCGGCTGCTCGACCACTACCGCGACCTCAGCTGA
- a CDS encoding CoA-binding protein: MTDWQDPEAVSLMLDELETWAVVGLSPNPSRTAYSIAQLLQRRGKRIVPIHPDAPTVLGEQGYATLAEVPFPVDVVNVFRRSDQAGPFADQAVEIGAKAVWFQLGVIDEAAFDRTIAAGVPMVMDTCPAIEWNRRAR, translated from the coding sequence ATGACCGACTGGCAGGACCCTGAGGCCGTGTCCCTGATGTTGGACGAGCTCGAGACCTGGGCCGTGGTGGGGTTGTCGCCCAACCCGTCGCGCACCGCGTACTCGATCGCCCAGCTGTTGCAGCGCCGCGGCAAGCGCATCGTCCCCATCCATCCCGACGCTCCGACCGTGCTGGGGGAGCAGGGCTATGCCACGCTCGCCGAGGTGCCCTTCCCGGTCGACGTCGTGAACGTCTTCCGTCGCTCGGACCAGGCCGGTCCCTTCGCGGACCAGGCGGTCGAGATCGGGGCGAAGGCCGTGTGGTTCCAGCTCGGAGTCATCGACGAGGCCGCGTTCGACCGGACGATCGCCGCCGGCGTGCCGATGGTCATGGACACCTGCCCGGCGATCGAGTGGAACCGCCGCGCACGCTGA